Proteins from one Ipomoea triloba cultivar NCNSP0323 chromosome 1, ASM357664v1 genomic window:
- the LOC115999907 gene encoding myb-related protein 308-like: MGRSPCCEKAHTNKGAWTKEEDERLIAYIKAHGEGCWRSLPKAAGLLRCGKSCRLRWINYLRPDLKRGNFTHEEDELIIKLHSLLGNKWSLIAGRLPGRTDNEIKNYWNTHIRRKLLSRGIDPTTHRPINGGAEPPKETTISFGAVKPEDAENNNSIPGKDSEPKKEENKEETLLFKSEEPQVAEACPDLNLELRISPPSSEETRPPPLPLEAAKSGGGGRVNGLCFACILGIPNSIDCTCNNNEDYSSGSSN; the protein is encoded by the exons ATGGGAAGGTCTCCTTGCTGCGAAAAAGCTCACACCAATAAGGGAGCTTGGACCAAGGAGGAAGATGAGAGGCTTATAGCCTACATTAAGGCCCACGGGGAAGGCTGCTGGCGCTCCCTCCCCAAGGCTGCCGGCCTTCTCCGCTGCGGCAAGAGTTGCCGCCTCCGCTGGATCAACTACTTGCGCCCTGACCTCAAGCGCGGCAACTTCACCCACGAAGAAGATGAGCTTATTATCAAACTCCATAGCCTCTTGGGCAACAA gtGGTCGCTTATCGCCGGAAGATTGCCGGGAAGAACAGATAACGAGATAAAGAATTATTGGAACACCCACATAAGAAGGAAGCTTTTGAGCCGAGGGATCGATCCCACCACCCACCGCCCTATCAACGGCGGCGCAGAGCCGCCTAAAGAAACCACCATTTCTTTCGGCGCCGTAAAACCAGAAGACGCCGAGAATAACAATTCGATTCCCGGCAAGGATTCGGAAcccaaaaaagaagaaaataaagaagaaacatTATTATTCAAGAGTGAAGAGCCGCAGGTAGCAGAAGCGTGCCCGGACTTGAATCTTGAGCTGAGAATCAGCCCACCGTCGTCCGAAGAAACACGGCCGCCGCCATTGCCGTTAGAAGCCGCCAAATCAGGCGGCGGCGGGAGGGTCAACGGGCTGTGCTTTGCATGCATTCTGGGTATACCGAACAGCATCGACTGCACTTGCAACAACAATGAAGATTACAGCAGCGGCAGCAGCAATTAG